A single genomic interval of Aureliella helgolandensis harbors:
- a CDS encoding SLC13 family permease, which yields MNSLQDFQQIIAVAIILIVFVTMQVRRNAPTDLLFGLALVAYILFGIVDPATAWKGFSSNAVIAIGGLLVVSTALRNTGALDSLGAKLLGNVKTERGALGRLSSVLLTSSAFLLNTAIVAMLMPVVISWCRQRNVSPSRLLLPVSYLAILGGTCTLVGTSTNFVVNEKLTEMSQLIEQSERNQALGKPSESPFDIDWLLEQREQLQPMSLFEISRIGVPCALLGAFVLIVCGRRLLPNRTELLDSLEEQRREYLVEMLVTQSCGLIGKTVEEGGLRHLPGLFLIEIDRDSKAIAPVSPSDRILENDRLVFTGVVATIVDLEKIAGLIPATDINYEIAPEKVENRTLVEVVLSPSSPLVGSTIRQANFRQYYGAAVVAVHRNGERLPTKLGDIELSPGDTLLLQTNRSFVRSYRNRPDFYLVSGVEDSKGRRHDRLLLACSLAIGLIAWLLLQSVLGETSLPQAFSSPEVAIFGIALAMVVTGCVSMSDARRSIDLPMLFTVGAAIGVGTGFSQCGAAESIAELLLGFIGTNEYMVLIALFVVTVCLTEMISNVAVATMMFYIAIGVASALDANPRTFIMAITLGASLSFVSPIGYQTNLMVMGPGGYRPTDYLRAGIPLSLAIGALAIILLPLIWPFH from the coding sequence GTGAATAGCTTGCAAGATTTTCAACAAATAATCGCTGTAGCGATTATCCTCATCGTCTTTGTCACTATGCAGGTGCGCCGCAACGCTCCGACCGATTTACTGTTCGGGCTCGCCTTAGTCGCCTACATCCTGTTCGGAATTGTCGATCCCGCAACCGCTTGGAAGGGATTTTCGAGTAACGCGGTGATTGCGATCGGTGGTTTGCTGGTTGTCTCAACCGCACTCCGAAACACGGGTGCGTTGGATTCGCTGGGGGCGAAGCTGTTAGGGAATGTGAAAACCGAGCGAGGCGCGCTGGGGCGTCTGTCGTCAGTCCTGCTGACCAGTAGTGCGTTTCTACTAAATACGGCCATCGTGGCCATGCTCATGCCCGTTGTGATCAGCTGGTGCCGTCAGCGCAACGTCAGCCCCTCCCGGTTGCTGTTACCGGTCAGCTACTTGGCGATTCTGGGTGGAACATGCACGTTGGTTGGTACTAGTACGAACTTCGTGGTGAACGAGAAATTGACTGAGATGAGTCAGTTGATTGAGCAATCTGAGCGGAATCAGGCATTGGGGAAGCCCAGCGAGAGTCCCTTCGATATCGACTGGTTGCTAGAGCAGCGGGAGCAGTTGCAGCCGATGAGCCTATTCGAGATTTCCCGCATTGGAGTTCCTTGTGCTCTACTGGGGGCATTCGTGCTCATCGTCTGCGGTCGGCGCTTGCTGCCGAATCGCACGGAATTATTGGACAGTCTCGAAGAGCAGCGGCGCGAGTACCTCGTGGAGATGTTGGTAACGCAGTCCTGCGGTTTGATTGGAAAAACGGTTGAGGAGGGCGGCTTGCGGCACCTGCCGGGGCTGTTCTTGATCGAAATCGATCGCGATTCGAAGGCCATTGCGCCGGTCTCCCCCTCCGATCGCATCTTGGAAAACGACCGTCTGGTTTTTACGGGAGTAGTCGCGACGATTGTGGATTTGGAAAAGATCGCTGGCCTCATCCCAGCAACCGATATCAATTACGAAATTGCCCCTGAGAAGGTAGAAAATCGAACGCTGGTTGAAGTCGTCCTCAGTCCCTCTTCTCCCCTAGTCGGGAGCACGATTCGGCAAGCGAACTTTCGTCAGTACTATGGGGCTGCTGTGGTGGCCGTGCACCGCAATGGCGAGCGTTTGCCCACCAAACTCGGAGACATCGAGCTTTCCCCCGGTGACACACTGCTGCTTCAAACGAATCGCAGTTTTGTGCGCAGTTATCGCAATCGACCAGATTTCTATTTGGTCAGCGGTGTCGAGGACAGTAAGGGCCGTCGCCACGACCGCTTGCTGCTCGCTTGCTCGCTGGCAATCGGGCTGATCGCTTGGTTGCTGCTGCAATCAGTGTTGGGAGAAACCTCGCTACCGCAGGCCTTCAGCTCTCCGGAAGTCGCCATTTTCGGGATCGCCTTGGCGATGGTTGTCACCGGATGTGTTTCGATGTCCGATGCGCGCCGGAGTATTGATCTTCCCATGCTTTTTACCGTCGGTGCGGCCATTGGCGTGGGCACAGGATTTAGCCAGTGTGGTGCTGCCGAATCGATCGCCGAACTTCTGCTTGGTTTTATTGGCACCAACGAATACATGGTGCTCATCGCCTTGTTTGTCGTCACGGTATGCTTAACCGAAATGATTAGCAATGTGGCTGTGGCAACGATGATGTTCTACATTGCGATCGGTGTAGCTAGCGCATTGGATGCAAATCCACGTACTTTCATCATGGCCATCACGCTCGGTGCCTCGCTCAGCTTTGTGTCCCCGATCGGCTACCAAACGAACCTCATGGTCATGGGGCCTGGCGGGTACCGTCCGACTGACTATCTGCGAGCAGGGATTCCGCTGAGCCTTGCGATCGGGGCCTTAGCAATAATACTCTTACCGCTCATCTGGCCTTTTCATTAG
- a CDS encoding bifunctional nuclease family protein translates to MSVQMQLARIIISEISDNQVIYLQEIDGERQFPILIGIFEATSIDRRVKEGFTPPRPLTHDLLVSVAESLGAVVESVKISELHEHTYFAKLQLRKGDELIEVDARPSDAIAVAVTFSPPLPIYVEETVLEQAAS, encoded by the coding sequence ATGTCGGTTCAAATGCAATTGGCTCGCATTATTATCAGTGAAATCAGCGACAACCAAGTTATCTATCTTCAGGAAATCGATGGAGAGCGTCAGTTTCCGATTTTGATAGGTATTTTTGAAGCCACCAGCATAGATCGGCGAGTCAAAGAGGGATTCACGCCTCCTCGCCCCTTGACCCACGACCTGCTCGTCTCCGTCGCGGAAAGCTTAGGTGCCGTCGTTGAAAGCGTTAAGATCAGCGAGCTACACGAACACACCTACTTCGCCAAACTTCAACTCCGCAAAGGAGACGAGTTGATCGAAGTCGATGCACGCCCTAGCGATGCCATTGCAGTTGCGGTAACGTTTAGCCCCCCCTTACCCATCTATGTGGAAGAGACGGTACTCGAACAAGCGGCCAGTTAG
- a CDS encoding gamma-glutamylcyclotransferase family protein, whose amino-acid sequence MKTSHFFVYGTLKRGNCRDTCWPCAAIDVAPAWVYGALYDVGPYPALFVGKDRVLGEIWTFQDSDCGLVTETLDEIEGTNQGGVVNLYNREAVTAHRFDETECRAWIYFYANLQQRSHLRYVTPRQPPPQFALATPYAYW is encoded by the coding sequence ATGAAAACTTCGCATTTTTTTGTCTATGGTACACTCAAACGGGGCAATTGTCGCGACACATGCTGGCCGTGTGCAGCCATCGACGTTGCTCCAGCTTGGGTGTACGGGGCATTGTACGATGTAGGACCCTATCCTGCCCTATTTGTCGGCAAAGATCGCGTATTAGGAGAAATTTGGACGTTCCAGGACTCTGATTGCGGCCTAGTTACCGAGACGCTCGATGAAATCGAAGGGACGAATCAGGGGGGAGTCGTTAATCTCTACAATCGTGAGGCCGTCACAGCGCATCGATTCGACGAAACCGAATGCCGAGCTTGGATCTATTTTTATGCGAATCTCCAGCAGCGATCCCATTTGCGCTATGTGACTCCCCGGCAACCGCCGCCCCAGTTCGCACTGGCCACTCCCTACGCCTATTGGTGA
- a CDS encoding 5-(carboxyamino)imidazole ribonucleotide synthase, whose product MQSPILPGSWLGVIGGGQLGRMFTHAAQRLGYHVAVLDAEEDCPAAQAADMHFLPSDEEGTADILAQEMSRLCASITLEFENVSAELLRIAGQRTRVCPSADFLEVTQDRITEKSQLVAAGFPTTPFRPVTNLGAVVEAGEELGYPLVLKTSRSGYDGKGQVVVRSEAEVEAAWESLETNRAIAEQMIEFEAEVSMITARNASGQIESYPLFENEHSNHILSVTRCPVSSPLKGIEEKAEEICHGIAGSFGVTGLFCVEFFVTKEGELLINEIAPRPHNSGHLTIEAFTCSQFEQQVRAICNLPLVPATMIHPAAMINLMGELWEGGEPDWTKLFAATDSHLHLYGKSDPRAGRKMGHLTVLDQSSSEAAITAKELRDSLIAEYPSPASID is encoded by the coding sequence ATGCAAAGTCCAATTCTTCCAGGAAGTTGGCTTGGAGTGATCGGTGGTGGTCAGCTGGGGCGAATGTTTACGCATGCGGCACAGCGTTTGGGTTACCATGTGGCCGTGCTTGATGCCGAAGAGGATTGCCCGGCGGCGCAGGCTGCTGACATGCATTTTCTGCCTTCTGACGAGGAGGGCACCGCGGACATCCTCGCCCAAGAAATGTCGCGACTGTGCGCCTCCATCACGCTCGAATTCGAAAATGTGTCTGCGGAATTGCTTCGAATTGCCGGGCAGCGGACGCGAGTCTGCCCCAGCGCGGACTTTCTGGAAGTTACCCAAGATCGTATCACGGAGAAATCGCAGCTGGTTGCGGCGGGCTTCCCCACCACCCCCTTCCGCCCAGTCACCAATCTCGGCGCGGTTGTAGAAGCAGGTGAAGAGCTCGGGTATCCGTTGGTGTTGAAAACCTCTCGCAGCGGATACGATGGCAAGGGTCAAGTCGTTGTCCGATCGGAGGCAGAGGTCGAAGCCGCCTGGGAGTCGCTAGAAACCAATCGGGCTATCGCTGAGCAAATGATTGAGTTTGAAGCGGAAGTCTCCATGATTACCGCTCGAAATGCCAGCGGGCAGATCGAATCGTATCCCCTGTTCGAAAACGAGCATAGCAACCACATTCTCAGTGTTACGCGTTGCCCCGTCAGCTCTCCGCTCAAAGGGATTGAAGAGAAAGCCGAGGAAATCTGTCATGGCATTGCGGGGAGCTTTGGAGTCACCGGGTTGTTCTGTGTCGAATTTTTTGTGACGAAAGAAGGAGAGCTGTTAATCAATGAGATTGCGCCGCGGCCGCATAATTCAGGACACTTGACGATAGAAGCTTTCACCTGCAGCCAATTTGAGCAACAGGTGCGGGCAATCTGCAATTTGCCGCTGGTGCCAGCTACCATGATCCATCCAGCAGCGATGATCAATCTGATGGGCGAGCTATGGGAGGGAGGCGAACCCGACTGGACCAAGCTGTTTGCGGCTACCGATTCCCATCTGCACCTCTATGGCAAAAGCGACCCTCGCGCCGGACGTAAAATGGGGCACCTCACCGTCCTCGACCAATCCTCGTCCGAAGCTGCCATCACCGCGAAGGAATTGCGAGATTCGCTGATCGCGGAGTACCCTTCCCCAGCGTCTATCGACTGA
- a CDS encoding helix-turn-helix transcriptional regulator, with translation MARNEQLIRQHKILQILERLRFGATLEELRDSVVEELGLTSLHPRSIRRDLEALTAAGLPISDEETQRGRIWKLSRSDKGLQKIAITASELIALSMGRDLMLPLVGTQFWIGIESFWNKVGDQLPEAVWEHYERYRRTLYVLGLPTKTYEKHQGILKTVNRAIQEHRHLEMTYQVPGRAASVRTIEPYGVVLFQSSIYVVSTEESRDGVGSERIRHWKLDRFTSAKALDSWFKPNQQIDIQSHLGQSVGIFSGANSKQYVIRLSAQAARWVQEDPWHAEQEIVEEADGKVLLKVTAYHDTEIIQRVLRLGSEAEILTPESCRQEIAATVQELTTRYASPPQL, from the coding sequence TTGGCACGCAACGAACAGTTAATTCGGCAGCACAAAATACTGCAAATTTTGGAGCGCCTGCGTTTTGGTGCGACGCTAGAAGAATTACGCGATTCGGTCGTGGAGGAACTCGGGCTGACCTCTCTTCACCCGCGAAGTATCCGACGCGATTTGGAAGCGTTGACCGCCGCGGGGTTGCCGATTTCCGATGAGGAAACCCAGCGAGGACGAATCTGGAAACTGAGTCGGAGCGACAAGGGTCTGCAAAAAATCGCGATCACCGCCAGTGAACTCATTGCCCTTTCGATGGGCCGTGATCTCATGCTGCCACTGGTGGGTACCCAATTTTGGATTGGGATCGAGTCCTTTTGGAACAAGGTTGGCGACCAACTTCCGGAGGCGGTCTGGGAACATTATGAGCGTTACCGACGAACGCTCTACGTCCTCGGTTTGCCCACGAAAACCTATGAAAAACACCAGGGAATCCTGAAAACCGTCAATCGCGCGATTCAAGAACATCGCCACTTGGAGATGACCTATCAGGTTCCTGGACGCGCCGCGTCGGTCCGTACGATTGAGCCCTATGGCGTTGTGTTGTTCCAATCGAGCATCTACGTGGTGTCGACCGAGGAATCGCGAGATGGCGTGGGGAGTGAGCGCATTCGCCACTGGAAACTCGATCGCTTTACTTCCGCCAAAGCACTCGACAGCTGGTTTAAACCCAATCAGCAAATCGATATCCAATCGCACCTCGGACAGTCCGTGGGAATCTTTAGCGGAGCCAATTCAAAGCAATATGTGATCCGACTCTCCGCCCAAGCTGCTCGCTGGGTCCAAGAGGATCCGTGGCATGCCGAACAGGAGATCGTTGAGGAAGCCGACGGCAAAGTCCTGCTCAAAGTCACCGCGTACCACGATACCGAGATCATTCAACGAGTCCTCCGATTGGGAAGTGAAGCCGAAATACTCACTCCCGAATCTTGCCGGCAAGAAATTGCCGCAACGGTTCAAGAGTTGACCACCCGCTACGCCTCACCGCCCCAGCTCTAG
- the pdxA gene encoding 4-hydroxythreonine-4-phosphate dehydrogenase PdxA: MRKPKIALTLGDPAGVGPELALCALSDQELLAQIDLVVIGNVEILQRCAQKLGKKLPQFFQLSKQQFLEGNYRFPSVVDLEFPGGFESFPEGRFPSGQLSASCGKAAFQYIQLAIDAALEGTVDAITTAPINKEALHLAGLDYPGHTEMFAERAKSERWCMMQYSEEITCSFVTVHVGYAEVPALITESRVLQTIELTAEALQKIESKSPHLVVCGLNPHAGENGLFGQGEEERAIIPAIARAREMGISIEGPLPPDTAFLPAKRRATDGFICMYHDQGHIPLKALAFDSAVNTTLGLPILRTSVDHGTAFDIAWKGLANMGSLYAALRLAAKLAPRP, translated from the coding sequence ATGCGAAAACCTAAAATTGCTCTGACCCTGGGAGATCCGGCCGGTGTCGGCCCAGAATTGGCACTCTGCGCACTGTCGGACCAGGAACTGCTGGCCCAAATTGATTTGGTGGTCATCGGAAATGTGGAAATTCTGCAGCGTTGTGCGCAGAAATTGGGAAAGAAGCTCCCTCAATTCTTCCAGCTTTCGAAGCAGCAGTTTTTAGAGGGGAATTACCGATTCCCTTCAGTGGTTGACCTCGAATTTCCTGGTGGCTTTGAGTCGTTTCCTGAAGGCCGTTTTCCATCGGGACAGCTATCTGCGAGCTGCGGAAAAGCGGCGTTCCAGTACATTCAGCTCGCGATTGACGCAGCTTTAGAGGGAACCGTCGATGCGATCACGACCGCTCCCATCAACAAGGAAGCCTTGCATTTAGCGGGCCTGGACTACCCTGGGCATACTGAGATGTTTGCCGAACGGGCGAAGTCGGAGCGATGGTGCATGATGCAATATTCCGAAGAGATCACCTGCTCCTTCGTGACCGTACATGTTGGCTACGCGGAAGTTCCCGCGTTAATCACTGAGTCGCGTGTTCTGCAAACGATTGAATTAACGGCCGAGGCGCTGCAAAAGATCGAATCGAAATCGCCCCATTTGGTCGTGTGTGGGCTCAACCCGCACGCTGGAGAAAATGGGTTGTTCGGCCAGGGGGAAGAAGAGCGGGCAATTATACCGGCGATAGCACGGGCACGCGAAATGGGGATTTCCATCGAGGGGCCGTTGCCACCTGACACTGCGTTTCTCCCCGCCAAGCGCCGTGCCACCGACGGCTTCATATGCATGTACCACGACCAGGGGCATATACCGCTGAAAGCCTTGGCATTCGATTCCGCCGTCAATACCACTCTGGGCCTACCTATCCTGCGCACAAGCGTGGATCATGGCACGGCCTTCGATATCGCGTGGAAGGGGCTTGCCAACATGGGCAGCCTGTATGCCGCCTTACGATTGGCAGCCAAACTGGCCCCCAGACCTTAA
- the lhgO gene encoding L-2-hydroxyglutarate oxidase: protein MRKVNQSDFLVVGGGIVGLSTAWNLAVQYPTAAIQVLEKETQVAAHQSGRNSGVLHSGIYYKPGSLKAVTCRAGKVAMEKFCAEEQIPFETCGKIIVAVSEDEIPRLDAIVARGRENGIDCTVIDGKQIEELEPHSAGLQGIHVPEAGIVDYPAVCRRLVEKLESAGHRVTLGQQVKAIRPGPTSVEVRTTHQVFQTKFLVTCGGLYSDRLVRMSGLTPPAQIVPFRGEYFELQQERRNLCRNLIYPVPDPSFPFLGVHFTRMISGDVECGPNAVFALAREGYGWGKIRFGELFESLSYPGFIKLAGRHWKMGLGEVHRSLSKGAFVKALQRLIPEIRAADLKPCRAGVRAQALGRDGTMIDDFLWVTEARMLHVCNAPSPAATASLEIGRLITQRVSEQCE from the coding sequence ATGCGTAAAGTGAATCAATCCGATTTCCTCGTAGTTGGCGGCGGAATCGTTGGGCTTTCCACGGCCTGGAATCTGGCTGTGCAATATCCGACCGCGGCGATTCAAGTGCTGGAAAAGGAAACTCAAGTTGCCGCGCACCAGTCGGGCCGCAATTCTGGAGTTCTCCACTCGGGAATCTATTACAAGCCCGGATCACTCAAGGCGGTCACATGCCGAGCTGGCAAAGTCGCCATGGAGAAATTTTGCGCGGAGGAGCAGATTCCGTTTGAAACCTGTGGCAAAATTATTGTGGCAGTTTCCGAGGACGAAATCCCTCGCCTCGACGCGATTGTAGCGCGTGGGCGTGAAAACGGAATTGACTGCACGGTCATCGATGGCAAGCAGATCGAGGAGCTCGAACCCCACTCGGCTGGCTTGCAAGGCATCCATGTTCCGGAAGCAGGTATTGTCGATTATCCAGCTGTTTGTAGGCGACTGGTCGAGAAATTGGAATCTGCCGGACATCGGGTAACGCTGGGGCAACAGGTGAAAGCGATACGACCAGGGCCAACCAGCGTGGAAGTACGCACGACGCACCAAGTTTTTCAAACGAAATTCCTAGTAACTTGCGGGGGCCTCTACAGTGACCGCTTGGTCCGCATGTCTGGATTGACTCCGCCGGCGCAAATCGTCCCTTTCCGCGGAGAATATTTCGAGCTCCAACAAGAACGTCGCAACCTTTGTCGCAATCTGATCTACCCGGTTCCCGATCCCAGCTTTCCCTTCTTGGGAGTCCATTTCACACGCATGATTAGTGGTGATGTGGAATGTGGGCCCAACGCTGTGTTTGCACTCGCTCGCGAGGGCTACGGTTGGGGGAAGATTCGTTTTGGGGAGCTCTTCGAGTCGTTGAGCTATCCTGGTTTCATCAAACTTGCGGGACGACACTGGAAGATGGGCCTAGGAGAAGTCCATCGTTCCCTATCTAAAGGGGCGTTTGTCAAAGCGCTGCAGCGTTTAATTCCAGAGATCCGCGCTGCTGATCTCAAGCCATGTCGAGCTGGAGTCCGTGCTCAAGCTCTTGGGCGAGATGGCACGATGATCGACGACTTTCTGTGGGTCACCGAAGCGCGAATGTTGCATGTATGCAATGCACCTAGTCCCGCAGCGACCGCCTCGTTGGAGATCGGTCGCTTGATCACCCAGCGCGTTAGCGAGCAGTGCGAGTGA
- a CDS encoding IS1182 family transposase: MNTQKPSQLARVFRPHRIQVEMHMLSLEDMLPRDHRARIVWSFVKTLDLEPLYEKIVVTKSTVGRNSIAPEILVSLWLLATLDGIGTARELGRRCETDIAYLWTLGNVTVNYHTLSDFRVENGAFLEKTLVDTVASLVAQGLVPLETIAQDGMRVRASAGSSSFRRKPTLESLQQQAQAHVDRLKKESENECDRSDGDARRQAAVERASRERQERLDEALRQFEELSKQRESRRKGDGEKTRVSTTDPDARNMKMANGGFDPAFNVQFATDADSRVIVAVDVTNSGTDSGQMAPMHEKVCSTYDKTPKTQLVDSAYATKGDVKTVESKGTEVVSTIPRGSVLESKGKDPHAQQPGESDEYTAFRARMAKEEYKELYKTRPSVAEFPNADCRNRNLRQFKVRGLVKVKAVALWHAVAFNFTRMVNLGALAI; encoded by the coding sequence ATGAATACTCAAAAACCATCGCAGCTTGCTCGTGTTTTCCGCCCCCATCGTATTCAAGTGGAAATGCACATGCTTTCACTTGAAGATATGCTTCCGCGCGACCATCGTGCTCGCATTGTCTGGTCGTTTGTCAAAACGTTGGACCTAGAACCTCTGTATGAAAAGATCGTTGTCACCAAGAGCACCGTTGGCCGCAATAGTATTGCGCCGGAGATACTGGTTTCACTGTGGCTTCTGGCAACCTTGGATGGCATCGGCACAGCCCGAGAACTTGGTCGCCGATGCGAGACGGACATAGCCTATTTATGGACGCTCGGAAATGTCACGGTCAATTATCACACGTTGAGCGACTTTCGAGTGGAGAACGGAGCATTCTTGGAGAAGACGCTCGTTGACACGGTTGCCTCGTTGGTCGCCCAAGGTCTGGTGCCCCTGGAGACCATTGCCCAAGACGGAATGCGCGTTCGGGCTAGTGCAGGCAGTAGTTCGTTTCGCCGCAAGCCGACGCTTGAGTCATTGCAGCAGCAGGCTCAGGCTCACGTAGATAGATTGAAGAAAGAATCCGAGAACGAATGCGATCGTTCCGATGGAGACGCACGTCGCCAAGCGGCAGTCGAACGAGCATCGCGTGAGCGTCAAGAGCGATTAGATGAGGCTTTGCGACAGTTTGAGGAGCTTAGTAAGCAGCGCGAGTCTCGGAGAAAAGGTGACGGCGAAAAGACTCGCGTGAGCACTACGGACCCTGACGCCCGTAATATGAAGATGGCCAATGGTGGCTTCGATCCGGCCTTCAACGTCCAGTTCGCAACCGATGCTGACTCGCGAGTAATAGTCGCTGTCGATGTTACCAACTCGGGAACTGACAGTGGCCAAATGGCACCAATGCACGAGAAAGTGTGCTCAACTTACGACAAGACACCCAAGACGCAATTGGTCGATTCCGCTTACGCAACCAAGGGCGATGTTAAGACCGTGGAGTCTAAAGGGACCGAAGTCGTCTCCACGATCCCCCGTGGATCGGTATTGGAAAGCAAAGGCAAAGATCCTCACGCGCAGCAACCTGGCGAAAGCGACGAATACACAGCGTTTCGCGCGAGAATGGCCAAAGAGGAATACAAAGAGCTTTACAAGACGCGCCCGTCGGTTGCCGAGTTTCCCAATGCGGACTGCCGCAATCGGAACCTTCGGCAATTCAAAGTTCGAGGACTGGTGAAGGTCAAAGCGGTAGCGCTATGGCATGCCGTGGCCTTTAACTTCACACGCATGGTAAACCTGGGGGCCTTGGCAATCTAA
- a CDS encoding alpha/beta hydrolase fold domain-containing protein has protein sequence MRANAISQLAVFVGLILCSTLPAVPPGEPHVYKHVDGSDLTLYVTQPALPEDVASTVITPRPAIVFFHGGGWVGGVPGQFDEHAAYFASRGVVCFQVQYRLLAKNDTAPPETCVADAVSAMHWVREHCDEFGVDPARIASAGGSAGGHLAAYLGTIAATGEPPASDARANAMLLFNPVYDNGPGGWGTARVGERWQEFSPLHNLSENSPPSVVFLGTEDKLIPVATAEKFRDRSLELGVPSELYTYEGQPHGFFNVTRDGGKWYFETVFAADRFLSRLGWVDGPPTLTSPVAERVVLITLDGLRSEEVFGGGDRRLMIEELGAKNPEELVARYDRETATERREVLLPNLWRHVQDHGWIAGDIDRDSIVKVTNGKYFSYPGYSELLCGIADERIDSNAKKYNENQTVLEWLNAQEGFSGSVAAYCSWDVFPFIINDQRSGVPVNAGWSALTIGDPNRLAGLNFVANNLFHEWERVRYDAFTVSGAFEELQTRQPRVLYVSLGETDDWAHAGRYDRYLLTAQQNDFFIQQLWELIQSMEDYQGRTAFLIATDHGRGDGREGWKSHGSSLPGSERIWLAAFGAGVTARGNDEGHTYTQSQVAATVAALLGEDFNSSNPAIALPLPITRTAR, from the coding sequence ATGCGTGCGAATGCAATTTCACAACTAGCGGTTTTTGTGGGTTTGATCCTCTGCAGTACACTTCCAGCGGTTCCGCCGGGCGAGCCTCATGTCTACAAACACGTGGATGGTAGCGATCTTACTTTATACGTAACCCAACCAGCACTCCCGGAAGACGTGGCGAGTACCGTTATCACGCCTCGCCCAGCCATCGTATTCTTCCATGGTGGAGGATGGGTGGGGGGCGTCCCCGGGCAATTCGACGAGCACGCTGCCTATTTTGCCTCACGCGGTGTCGTCTGTTTTCAAGTGCAATACCGCTTGCTTGCGAAGAATGACACTGCTCCACCAGAAACTTGCGTGGCCGATGCGGTTTCTGCAATGCATTGGGTACGTGAACACTGCGATGAATTTGGAGTCGATCCCGCACGAATCGCTTCGGCAGGCGGATCCGCGGGCGGACATCTGGCAGCCTACCTCGGGACCATCGCGGCCACCGGTGAACCACCAGCCAGCGATGCTCGCGCCAACGCCATGCTGCTGTTCAATCCCGTTTATGACAATGGTCCAGGAGGATGGGGAACGGCACGGGTTGGCGAGCGTTGGCAAGAGTTTTCTCCGCTGCACAATCTGTCAGAAAACTCGCCACCGTCGGTCGTTTTCCTAGGGACCGAGGACAAGCTTATTCCCGTGGCAACGGCGGAGAAATTTCGAGATCGGTCCTTGGAGCTGGGCGTCCCGAGTGAATTGTATACCTACGAGGGACAGCCACACGGCTTCTTCAATGTGACCCGCGATGGTGGCAAATGGTACTTCGAAACGGTTTTCGCCGCCGACCGCTTCCTCAGTCGACTGGGCTGGGTTGACGGCCCACCAACCTTGACCTCTCCCGTAGCAGAACGCGTGGTGCTCATCACGCTTGACGGCCTGCGGAGTGAAGAGGTGTTCGGTGGTGGGGACCGCCGCTTAATGATTGAAGAGCTTGGGGCCAAAAACCCCGAAGAATTGGTAGCCCGGTACGACCGAGAAACCGCGACCGAGCGGCGTGAAGTTCTCTTACCCAACCTCTGGCGCCATGTTCAAGATCATGGCTGGATCGCTGGTGATATCGATCGCGATAGCATCGTGAAAGTGACCAACGGGAAATACTTTTCCTACCCCGGTTACAGTGAATTGCTCTGTGGAATAGCCGATGAGCGCATCGATTCTAATGCGAAGAAGTACAATGAGAATCAAACGGTGCTCGAGTGGTTAAACGCGCAAGAGGGATTTTCCGGTTCCGTGGCCGCTTACTGCTCTTGGGACGTGTTTCCCTTCATTATCAATGACCAACGAAGTGGCGTGCCGGTAAACGCTGGCTGGAGCGCATTGACGATCGGTGATCCCAACCGTCTCGCTGGACTCAACTTCGTGGCTAACAATCTGTTTCATGAATGGGAAAGGGTTCGCTACGATGCGTTTACCGTGTCGGGAGCCTTCGAAGAACTGCAGACCCGCCAACCCCGCGTCTTGTACGTCTCACTCGGTGAAACGGATGACTGGGCACACGCCGGACGCTACGACCGCTACCTGCTCACCGCCCAGCAGAATGATTTTTTCATTCAACAACTTTGGGAGCTCATTCAAAGCATGGAGGATTACCAAGGAAGAACGGCATTCTTGATTGCAACCGATCACGGTCGCGGAGATGGACGCGAAGGCTGGAAAAGTCACGGGAGCTCGCTCCCCGGTTCCGAGAGGATTTGGTTGGCAGCATTTGGGGCCGGTGTGACGGCCCGTGGTAACGACGAGGGGCACACCTATACTCAATCCCAGGTTGCCGCCACAGTCGCGGCTCTACTGGGCGAGGATTTTAACAGCAGCAATCCGGCAATTGCCCTCCCACTGCCAATCACTCGCACTGCTCGCTAA